AaatgaggagtgagagaaagagagaaggacacagaaaagcagaaaaagcagagaaagagagaaggacacagtAGAGCAGAAAGAGTAAGAGCAAgcagcacagaggaggagaggatggaaggcaagagagggagagagggagaaaatcaGTTGCAATTATTGATGAACACCCTCTATTTACAAAATAAATCTTGTTTAATTGATACGCCTAtcagctggaggggggggggggggtcctcatAGCTTCACTCCAATTAGTCTCAGTCACAGTGGCTAACAACCATGTATCTACTCGGAGATTAATATTGATTTGGAGGACCTGCGTGAAATCAATACAAAATCGCTGTCACTTTTTCATTAGATAAATCAATGTCAAAGTTTCAGTTGCAGGAAAGCTTGTGCATAATTTTCAAGACTGCTTGTACACCTGTGGTGCATTGTAATCTGTCTATCTCAGTGCAGTTCTGGACAACTCTTCAAACCCTTAGTAATATGGCACAGATCACCTACTGACACCAAGCTATCTTCAGCCCTGTACTCACTGAAAGCATTCTCCGCTGCAGCAATCAGCATGGCAGGCGTGAGCAGCTTTCACAATGCATTTAGACTCATTAAGCTTGCTAAAGCGCTGTCTGCGACGTTATGGAGGTATAGTGGATGTAAGTGGATGCTTATCACAGCACTGGAATGAGGGTGAAAGGTCAACATCTCAGTGAGCAGCTTGCATCACAGAGTCTGAAGGAGAATTTATAGTCCGAGGCAAGTGTCGCtcaacaaaaaatgaaataaaaaattgtGCCTGCTAGGCCGTCACAGACCTTTTTAAAAGGTCTTGAAAATTTTGAAAGGGTGCCGAAGTTGAAAGTTTTTCATTCAATGGATGTTTTACATTCTTGATATGGATACAGCCATCTGCCTCGTTAATGTTTTCAGTATCCTGTGTAGCTAGCAGTGCCAGGTCTAAAGTTCATATTTGATAAAACATTGACTTGCATAATGGTCGGGGAGACATCATTTCTATATTAATGATTGGATCATAAGGTTTGAAGACGCAAAATCTGCTGTTCATGATTGTGCTACCTGTCTTCCATGGTCAATACGACTTGATCTAGTTAACTCATGTGAGTTACTTACATAGCTGAGTTGCCATAGAAATGACTGAGACTGAGCTGTTCTGAGCCAGTTTCTCGTCAAAGACGGACTATGACAGCCCCCAGGTGCTGCACCATCACCAGACACTAGTCGAGCGACACTTGTCGCCTGGACTATATACAGTATTCCCCTTAATGAGACACCAACACAACAGACCAGCAGAGCACCTCACAAGCAtatgaaaaaaatgtataatcGACAAAAGATGTTTTTCATAACCTGGAAAATAAACACtgataaacacatacattcatccatccatacatacaccctcactatgtgtgtgtgtggatgggtgtttGTGAATAAACTTAAGCCATCTTGACAGCAGGTGGACTAAAATCTCCCTTTGTTATCAATTCTTGTTCCTACCTGAGGGTGAAACagagaacatacacacagacacacacacacacacacacacacacacacacacacaaacgcacaaccacccaaacacaaaacacacacatacacacatgcacaaccaccCATACACTGCTActcctcacctacacacacatacaatataaaCTGTAGCAGCCATATCTCAAACAGACACCATAAATAtcctcatacagacacagagacacaaaagcaaattcacacatgaacatacacacaatgtcACTCATAGCCCAGGTGCAGGCCAACATAGCTGTCAATCAAGCCTATGATGCCTGACAGGCCCGCCTCccagacaccaacacaccgTGGCTGTGATTAATGGCCGTGTCTCTGTTCTCACCAAAACAAATGAGAGCCGGGTCCGACTGGTTTCAGAGACTACACCGGCAAGCGGCCTCATTAATCTAAGCTGATTTGTTTACGGATCCCCATTCCTATCATGTGACAGGTGACAGTGACCTCAACAAAAAGAGAGTCTGAGCCAATTAAATACTACTTTCTTTTAGTAGCTTAATTCTGACGGTGGGTAGAATGCAAGTAGGAGCTGTTCTTTGATTGTGTCTCATTGATTAAGTCTTGTTTAGGTTGCACAATATACTTCCAGTTAATTTAATATAAATTCTAGATCAGCAACAAACTGCCATATAGATGTGCTGGtatatttgacatttttttatattaatttGCAACACACTATTaagtatttaaaaaacaaaatgttttcattgGGTGTGGGTTTTAGGAGACATCTTTCCTCCTAGCATGTATCAAACAACCTGTGGATACCATCAGTCACACTTTTCATGGTAAAAATGGTCTGCCTACTGCCTGAACCCATACAGGAGGGTCAAAATTACACCCCCCAGTGAAAGAAAAGGCAAGGCCAGCAGGACGCCTGTGTGATTTTAAACCAAGTCACACAGCAGGTGAAATCATCTATGGTATGCCATTGCCAGAGTGTATCAGTATAGGTAAATGAGCATGCACCATACCCTGGGGATGATTACGTGCACTCTGATCAACACATGTGTCATTTGGAATGTGCAGATGTGGCATGGATATTACCATGGCTTGCTACAACTCTGACCGCAGGATCAGCATAGGGACAGCATAGATGTAGAATTCTACATACACAATGGTTACACACCTCCCAAAGCTGTGTTTTACACAgcactgcagagggagagagagaaataaggaaaGAACGGAAGTGATATAGAGGGagaatgaagagggagagaaataaatcgAGGGCAAAAAGAGATGGATTGATGGGGGAACCGAGATTGGCCACTTCTGGTTTAAGGGGACAAAGACGGACCTTGATTACTCATGGAGATGTCCCTTCTCGCGAAAGAGTCTAGTTCATTTTTCTCCGTGAGTCACAGAGCCTTAGGCTGACAAGCCTGGGTCGTAACTAATGGCTTAATCACATCCCCTGTCCCATAACCCCCTACAACAATACAAAGAAACCAGACCAGAATCAATTGAGGAATGTGGACATTtgaaacataataaacatatttaGAGTACTGGTGATAgtcgtttttttcttctttttattaatttttttactgACATAGGCATACAATATGCTAACTTcctcttgtgtctgtgtccttaACCAGATCGGGCAACATGTGTTACCGAAGGGGATCTGCAAAAATCTGAAGGGGAAACACTGGCACTGGACCACAGTCCTTGGTGAGCCGTTTCGTTTTGCATCACTTGGTGCAAAACTGCAACAGGAGACCGAGGTTATGGAGTTTGCGATAGAGCAGCCTATTCAATTCCCACTGCGCGCGGGATTTGCATTCTAGTCACTAAAACGCTGCGCGTCAGAGCTCTGAGGCAGCTGCAGAGCGCTCGCCACAGTATAATCACAGGGGAGAAAAGCTTTTAAGATTAACTCCAGAGAGTATAGATTCATTTAGAGATAAAGTTTAATCTCACTTTGCCACGTCTTAAGCGAACTTCAAATATTTTTTATGCTGGTCTCAAAGATTGTTCAGACCACACATTTGAGCTCATCCATTTGGCCAAGGTAGACGATTCATTTACGAGTCTTGTCATGGAAACGAAAGCTGAAGTCATACTAAAAAAACTGAGTGGAGAGAagtttgatgaaaaaaaaatcctataaCTGTAGATCATATATAAGTAAACCCGTGCGTAAGACCTATCTCAATTCACCCACAGCCGAAAGGGGAAGCCACTTATGATGTAGGCTATCTGAGGTTAACCTGAAAGAGAAGTTAGTAGTTTTAGTAGCTTAGAAATATCAGCTTATAAACCTCACACGGAAGTGTTTATTATTCTTTTAATGTATTGAATGGAAAGaccacgcatgtgtgtgtgtgtaaacacagttGTCTACGAGCTGAACAAAGTTAAACGCATTCCATATCACTCGGCTTCATACAGAAATTAAAAACACATATTCCCCCTCAAGTATTACCGACTTCGGTTCAAATATCTTTTTCAGATGATCTGATAATACAAGCACTGACGCTATTTAACATCCAGTAATTGCGTTGCCTTCAATCCAGTGGGAGTAAGTTGTATAATGGTGTgttgttctctttctttattaATAATGAAACAATATGTGTGATTTCATTCCTTATAGACTCTTTAAATTTGATAATTTATGTTTTTACTACTACATGGCTCCTGAAGTGTCAAGGAACACTCAACGTGCTGGCGTTCTTGGTTTCAACCATTTACTCTGTACTCAATGTCCTAACATCTACCACATCGTGTTCAGCAAGGACCTAGACTTAACAACCACAGGTCGATTAATACCGGGAATTAGCCTTAATTATGGCCACATTCCAGCAACCAAATGGGTAGATAGAGTCTGGTATCTTATATTATTACCCTGGTTTATAAATAAGAGAAAGGGTTTTACATGATAAATGCATAATGCACCATTTTTTATGTTCACAGCATTGTACGGTGACAATTGTATTGACCTCTCTAACGAGGGAAAAAGGTTTGTTTCGGCAAGGCATCGACTCTGTCCATGGAACACTTTAAATTCCTCACACTTGCATAAAACGTGTCTGGGGAAGCATTAATTTACTCTATCTAACATAAAATATGTGTTATGAGTACACAATAAAAGGAGATTTAAGAAGGCAACAAGGATGCTATTCTCTTCACAATGCCCCTGAGCTCAATTTGACTGCAGGATTCCACGCATCCATCGCGCTGAGTATCCGCAACCATAGACCAGTTCTTTGTCAACGCATGACCAAACcgaaaagaagaaaaagtatTATAAAATCCACATACCTAAGTAATTCACACACTGTATCCATCATAACAAAACGGCTCACCTTTCTGTCGTGCTCGGGGAGGCGAGATGGCAGGCGCATTGCAACAGGTGGCGTTGTTAACGTCCATTGATGCGTTTATTGCATGTTCAGAGGCATTCATTTGGGTTTTGATAAACTCCAGTAGTGTGGATGAAGTTTCGTTTAGCTGCTGAAAATCCATCCTATTATATTCCCCGGATGACCTCGGGATATTACATTGAGCAAAAAGAGTGACCTATCATCTTGGAGAAGGATGCAGCCCAAGAAAGCTGCGTGGTGCAGAAAAAACAGAGCATCAGGATCTCATAACATTGCTCATTCAGAGGGGAAAGAAACAAATAAGCTTCTCAGTAGTAAATTGCTACCCCTCGAGCAAGCTCAGTACTTATAAAGAGCCCAAGCTTTGGCTCTTGCGTTTTGTATCAGAAACGCTGTCCTGCTGAAGTATGCAAGCGTCTGCAGTCACACTGGTCGAAACCAAGGGTCTAGTCAATCTGGCAGTCAGGAGCGCAAGAAGGGCTTTAAAACTCCTGTTCTTTTTCGCTTGGGGTCTTCTTAGGGAACTCCGCCGCCCCCCAGTGGAAGAACGgtgtttgccaagttattagATAAAGCTAACAATGTTCAATTCTGTATAATCTTGGCATCACAGTACACATTTGAATTGACAGTCTTGATCAGTCATGAACCATTTTTAATAACAGAAATGTAATTGGCCTTCATCAATAAGCTTTAATCAAGTAGGCCTATACAGGCAAAGAGTAGCATTGAGTCCCATTTGTTCAAGCCCTGAAATGTGATTATGAGTCATGGGCCCCGATTTAACCCCTGAAACACAGCTGAATTAACAAGCAGCAGGCTAGTTTAGCGATATAAATTACCTTGGTTACTGCTCACGGAATCCTCTAAGCCACAGTAATGGAACGGAACTCTCACTTCAATTATTGAGACTTTAAAATAAGCCACGATTGGATGGAATAGCCCTCTGGTTGCAGTTTGACATGTATTATTGGTTGGGGCTTTGGGGGTGGCTGACAAACTAAGCAGAAGAGGGGTCTCACTGCGTCGAGAAAACCTCCCCACAGACTTCCTTTCGTGGCAAACACATAGATAACAAGTCTGTGTAAAATGTTTTCACTTTTAACCACATTGTTAGACTGTCAAATGACATAGTCAGAACTTGTTAAATTAGCATGTGTTGGTTGCTTCCAGAAAATCGCAAAAatgcaaatacatacaaacCATGTTGAGACATAAACCTATCAGAAACTATTTCtaaaatggaaataaatgattttacacaaacacatggataaAATACAcagataaatatacacacaaaggtAGGCCTACTTGACAATTAGGCCTATTCCTTACCTACACATTAGGCTTTTATTCTCAGGAACAGTCATTATTTTGAATCAGAACCCATACTTGATTCACAGGTAAGTGAGCTCAGTGGATTGTTAAGGCCATTTTTGATGACTCTAATGGAGCAGACTCGCCCACAGAATCATATCAACACACCACAGTCGCACCAGGCGGGTATTCCAAgaacgtggtttagtgacaaacctcaGAGTAACTCAGAGTAGGTAGCCTAAACCTTCCAATAGAAGCTTCATATTCCAAGCAAAACAAAGGCATAGGGCTcctctattaggaggtttaccacgtATTCTGCGTTAACTTACCCTGGTTTGTCACTAGACCACATACTCCCCAGGAGCCAAACTAGATTTTTGTCAGTTTGTGCATGACATGAGGCTTGTACAGGTTACTGATGCTTCCCTAAGGGTGGAGGAATGGCCTTCCGCAAGCATTTCCATGCTGACGTTGCACATTAATGTTTTCCTAGGTGGACTGGGTGCTGGACTCCGTTGAACTTCCGTCGGCCGAACAGTCTCATGTTTATGTAGTCGTGATCTTCATATTGTGACTTCCTCGATGTTCTCTGTTTaaaaagtgaaagagaaagacaaacgaGGAGGAGGTGCCAGACCATCTTAGTtaggtttgttttggtttgcaacacactcacacacgcacacacacacacactcaagttacAGCCCTTCTTTCCGACATTTGagtattttttatatttaacaaGCTGGGAGAGTAGCTGGTATGTAACAACTCCAAAGAACAAACCCTATCTGGGTTCTAgggagtgtgtttatattctcTCAATCGAATATTCCTACTGGCCCTCATTTCCCTCAGTTCTATGTTCCTTAAGCCCTATGTTCTTTTTTACCTTAAGTTCCCTCAGTTATTGCATTCACTTACGTATTTTAAAACGTACAAAAGTGACACGATCAATTACTCAGATGATCCTGTTTTTGTCACAGGCCTGATTACATGGAGGCGTCTCCAATTACAAGATTACACTGACAACATGAACAGCAGAGGTATGACCGAGTTATGACTTCGCTCATGTGTGTACAGCTGTTTCATCAAAGCAACAGAAGGTGGCCTACAAGGAGTTttgggtgaggggtgtgttgcACTCACCCAGAATTTGATGGTGACAGGGGTGAGGACGAGACCATAGAGGGTAACCAACCCGAATGCCACCAGTAGAGGGATGCTGGTTTGGTCAGTGAAAGACCTGATCttgggtggggaggtgggggagctGGCGTTCCCCGGACAGGGGGGGTCCTCGGCAGGACAGGTGTGCTCTATGAAGCAGCCAGACAGTGGGGGGAGAAAGAGTCAGAAAAATTGTCGGAGAGCGACTGTGTGATATACACAAAGCTGTGTAAATGATAGTGTCAATGAGAGATTAAGTATTAGTTATTATTAAAGTGATATTTCTTTTATGCACTAAAGCATGTGTTTAAGATTCAAACCAAACACCCTTCATGAAAATATGAGCTAAAGAGTTAGACTCTAAAATCCTCAAATTTGGCCAGTTTGGGAAgacagatatactgtatatggagACAAATTCTGGTGGTTTGAAGGATATCCTTTTAAACCAAACCTTTAAACATGACAACAGTACTTTGAGCTCTGACCTCACAGGGTACTGAATAAGTTCACTAGTTTTAGTTTATGTCTAAAAGTAAAAATGCCTCATCCCAAATTTAAATGGACATAATTCTGTCAGCCAAGTGAAATAACAGCCCAGACCCGCTGATAGATGTTTTTAATTTCTCAGTGAGAATTTTAGTATTGTGTGCAGAGATGTGGCTGTAGATATGGTGAGCTTTCTGGTGGACATACCAGTGAACACGACAGCTGTTGAGTTCTCTTTACAAGAGATCGGTGGTGGGTAGATGGCGCAGACCTCGCAGGTATACAGCCCAGAAGAGTTGAGGTTCAGCTGGGAGATCTCAAAGTAAGAGCTCTTATCCGATTGGTTCATATAATGCTGGCTAACCTCGCTGTTGTCGAGGACCTTCCGGGACTGGTTCTGTTTGCTGTGGTAGTTCACCAAATGCAGCTGCTGTCCATTCTTCAGGAGTTTATGAGTCTTCTCCTCACGCTTCATGGTGGGGCACAGCACCGACGCTTTCACACAGACTGAACACATGGGCCAGAAACCAAACATATTAGGTATGACCAGGATCATAACCAAACATATTAGGAAGTTCACGCTGTGACGGGATTATGAAATGAACATGAATTTTGACcatatatgatgatgatgaagatttGTCATTCGTAAAGGCACCCTACAATTCATTCATGAGTGTACTACTAGTGCCCTCAAATTAAAATGCAGTTTGAAACATGCTGGCCAATCTCAAAGGAAGAGTAAGTCCAGGAGACAAACCCTGCAGACATTAATAACTCATTCATAATTCTGGGGTTCAAAAATCCATGGGACAATGCTACAGTACTGATGAAGCAACATTTCTTCACTGTTCCTAAAGTGAAGTTTCTGTGAAAGTCTAGGAGGATCGACTTGAGGAAGTAAATTCAGTTTAATTATGGCGACCCTGCAATGTATTTAGATTTCAGGACTCAACTCCATGTACAACAGATGAGCATGTATTATAGTAATGCAATGCAGCATTATTTGAAACTTAGGGCCAGTTTACAGTGGAGAagaagcatgtgtgtgctgctgattCTGTGTTCTCTTCGCTGGCATTTGCATTGGCACACATATGGgtttgttttaatgtgaaaGTTCTCTCACCAATCACCTTCCCCTTTGAAACTGAAGATGCAGAACAAAGCTTTCCATTGAACTATAACCCACTATGATGCGTTCTTTTGATTTAGCTTTTGTTCAGTTCTCTGAACTGTCTCCCATTACAGAAGGAAAACCTGAATCATCAGGCTCCTTTGAAGTCGCAAACAAGATGAAGAGGCTTTATCCAAAAAAGAAGCAATAGTAGATTTTTTACTAAATGACAAAACtgttcatttttaatttttaattgtACAATTACGCAATTGGATCCAGCCCTACAACACTGCATATAAAATCTATTGAGTTAAAACTGGATTTGGTAAATGTCAAATCTAGGTATATTCTGGATGAGAGGTTAAGGAGTAGCCTACACGTCATTTATATACTGGCTCTTCAACCAGCTGCGCACACTTCCAATTAACTGTTTTGGGTATGTTCAGGGATACACCTAATATGGAAATCTGGACTGAAGGTCACACCAGTCCCACAGATTataataaagttaaataatttTGCCACATTTGCTGGATTTCAATAGAGACCTCTAGAAAAACAATGACCAGTCTACGTTGCGGTAATAGTTCGCATTTCTCCCATGATGTGGAGCTATCGTCAATTTTTCGGGGTGTGTGGGTTTGGATGTTTCAAGTGTACATCAGCTTGTTTTCGAGTTCAAGATTTAGAATTTAAGAAACGCTCGCTCAAAAATCGCTGGAAATACACGAAGTTAGTTTGTAAAACATTTCAAATCATAGCTGTAAGAAAACTTTTATCCAAAAAaacctttgctttttttggtgaGATAAATTCGCGAACTAGCAAGATTTGATCAGTGCTTACTGTAGTTGGTGAAATCTGACTTTACCTAAGTTAGATTTAGACTAGACAAACTAGGAGATATACtaaaaatgtgttcttcattaaataaagttgATTGGCGTATCTGTTGTTTGTCATCAATGTGTGGTAAACATTACACTGCCAAGGCTTGCTCACTGTCAATTCACGTCACTGGTAAATCTGATAGATTTTTAAATGCTTCTCACGGCAAATTGATAGCTGCTATTAATTTAGATGAATTAATCACACACCAAGTaattaattatatttattttttgaatCGCTTGACAGCCCTAGTCTCTATAGTTTGTTTTACTTGTTGACCAACTTGCTTAAAATCACCTGAGCATCCTTAAATGATAAGGAGAAGCTGAGGAGGGCACTAACCTGTACAGCCAACGGAAGTCTCTGCTCGAccttggcaaaacacacacagacacaggaggacACCGAGAACCCATAGCATCCCGCTAGACATTCTATCCATGTGGCACAGCAAAGGGCCTGAGCACCGTCAGACTCACTCGAGTGGCTCTGACTAGAGATAAAACACGCGGCAGTCCACGCGCCAATCTCCAACTGTACCAGCAACCGACTACAACATGCAATAACAAAACGGCGCACACAAACGTGCACGGAGATCTGTGCGGTCGAATGCCGAGGAGCGCCACATGACAGGTTGGGTGCGGTGAACAGTAGCAGATTGTGCAGAGTCTGCTCGATTGTTTCGCTCCACCTCCACCTACTTCAAGAAACGGAAGAGTGAAGGCATCTGCTCCAGGTGCTAAACAGGAAGCTTGCTCACGTCTTCCCTTGTGCAAGCACTTCTGAAAGCCATATCTTCATTTAACGTCTTCAAATACAACAGTGTTCCTGCATATGGCCAAAAAACATTACCTACCCCCCTCACTGAAATGAACACCCACTTAAATGGCAGAATCAGTCGAGTAGTAGGTATTCCTAATAATGAAACTAACAAAATAATTAAacagattaaaataattatcCAATTAATTTTGACAACGTTTTCCTTTGGGACAAGATGTGCCAGGTAACACAATTGCAGTATACCTTTCCACTCATTTCGTATATCTAAGAAAATTGCAATAAAGTTGTATCCTCTGCACAGGTATGATGCAGAAAagcaactcagacacacacacacacacagacacacacagacacacacacacttggaatcAATCAGTTTTTGTCAGCTAGGCACCAGTGCTGTTGCATCTGCACATCATGGCCTCTGTGGAAAACtgaacactgagagacagaagcATCAAAGAATCCAGTCAGATGTCAGCAGCTGATAGCTATCAGACTGCAACTGTAACCACACAGATTAtgccttaaaacacacagaggcacagtgCACATCATGCAATGCACAGTGCTTTCTGTCTAAGCTCCTGCCTCCTCTTACATTTCCAGTTCTAAGTTTGGCCTTTCTGCATGGTAATGTGAGAGGTGTAAAAACTTTTTTGGTGTGATAACTGAGTTTGTATGTGCcccgagagacagacagccggAAATACTAAGGGGATTGGAGGTGGGCTCTAAGCTGTATTTGGTGGTCAATTTGTTGGTTTATGGTTGACCATGTTGGTTTGTGCAGGTTTATGCTAGGAAACCAACCTCATCCAGTCAGGCTATGTTCAGTCTTATTTGGGTGAAAAAGCGCAGCCATTTCAAACACAATTGCTGCACGATCTGCACGGTTTCGGCCCAAATAAGGACATCAGGGCAGACAGATTTCAAATAGTTTAATGAACACCACTGCCCATGGCCAAGGTTAGACTTCTGTTTGCGTTTCAAACTTCCTGGAACACATTGGTCAGGAGGTCTGGTCTCCATGCAGTTCAAAGGGTCCAGCAAAAGCCTGCAtacaccaaccaaccaaccgtTTTGAAACAGGGATGTTTCCCGTAACAAGACACATGCATAAGAAAAACATAAGAATTGGGGTGCTGACTAAGTAAGTCAccatcatttcctgtttttcaTTCAACCTGCAGTTGTGTGTAGCACCTGACCTTTGAGGTCAAGGTTTCTAACCACATGGGAGAACAAAAAGTAGAattattcaaaataaaaaatcccGTTTACATCATTTTGTGTGAATAGCAGCACGGCTATCAACAGAAATGACTGCCAAGTAGCCTTCAGCTGATCAGGCTTCCTGCCTGACCTAATAATGAATGCAGGGGAAATgtgagagatgaggggaagTTAAAGAGTTGTGATTTCTGCCACAGAAGTGCAGTCGCACAGGATGGTTGTATTCAGCTGCGGTTGGGAGACCCTTCACGCCCCCTGAGTTTATTTTCAGATCTAACCACAAACATGTGAAAATGGATTTCCTGTTCCTCTCCGTCAACAACTCAAGTTACTGTAAACGACTCCTGAAATGTGAAGCATACGCTTGATATTCCATTCACTTTTCATGTTTAAAACTCAACATTTTCCTATGAATGAACTTAAAGCCCAATTTTGCGAGAAATAAAAATTTTTGGTACCGAGCTTCCCCTAAAGTTGcagagtgtagttcacttttacaccactgtggTAAATACAAATCACTCTTTGA
Above is a window of Clupea harengus chromosome 21, Ch_v2.0.2, whole genome shotgun sequence DNA encoding:
- the si:dkey-1h24.6 gene encoding uncharacterized protein si:dkey-1h24.6, yielding MDRMSSGMLWVLGVLLCLCVFCQGRAETSVGCTVCVKASVLCPTMKREEKTHKLLKNGQQLHLVNYHSKQNQSRKVLDNSEVSQHYMNQSDKSSYFEISQLNLNSSGLYTCEVCAIYPPPISCKENSTAVVFTEHTCPAEDPPCPGNASSPTSPPKIRSFTDQTSIPLLVAFGLVTLYGLVLTPVTIKFWRTSRKSQYEDHDYINMRLFGRRKFNGVQHPVHLGKH